The following are from one region of the Capsicum annuum cultivar UCD-10X-F1 chromosome 1, UCD10Xv1.1, whole genome shotgun sequence genome:
- the LOC107870616 gene encoding uncharacterized protein LOC107870616, which produces MDLAENREKRKEIRGSAKLRRLLGILAFFCALFTVAFSLVYLAVILGNLSISSPISLPSQCKIVSSSVDLRSSKVCELGLLNYKAKHVLYPSESKKFRCHYDYYWASVFKVEYMDHSGQALLALAEAPNEALPSDCRPNFSGAWLTKDKFEVNKTYECWYTLGISKVHIYQDGFFDCQAKDPSTIEMFMRYLILFMRILKSWYVSGVSYWHWKWEAVAGVIAGFLTSMISIIFFGLLRRLFSCIYQLSVARRLTLSLNKVCLRRVCFLLAYVSFTSWLAIQYFRRIGLPEIAVYYST; this is translated from the exons ATGGATTTGGCAGAAAATCGAGAGAAGAGAAAGGAGATTCGCGGGTCAGCAAAGTTGCGTAGATTGTTGGGGATTCTTGCCTTTTTCTGTGCCTTATTTACAGTCGCATTTTCGCTGGTTTATTTAGCGGTTATTCTTGGCAACTTGTCGATTTCCAGTCCGATATCTCTCCCTTCTCAATGCAAAATTGTCTCTAGCA GTGTGGATCTTAGGTCTTCTAAAGTCTGTGAACTGGGCTTGTTGAATTATAAAGCAAAGCATGTTCTTTACCCTTCTGAAAGCAAAAAGTTCCGATGTCATTATGATTACTATTGGGCTTCTGTGTTTAAG GTCGAATACATGGATCATTCAGGTCAGGCACTACTTGCACTGGCAGAGGCACCTAATGAGGCCCTTCCATCTGATTGTAGACCAAACTTCTCTGGTGCATGGTTGACAAAGGATAAATTCGAG GTAAACAAAACTTACGAGTGTTGGTATACATTGGGAATATCTAAAGTGCACATATATCAAGATGGTTTTTTTGATTGCCAAGCAAAAGACCCCTCAACTATTGAGATGTTTATGCGATATTTAATCTT GTTCATGAGGATATTAAAGTCTTGGTATGTTAGTGGGGTTTCATACTGGCATTGGAAATGGGAAGCTGTAGCCGGAGTTATTGCTGGTTTCTTAACTTCCATGATATCAATAATCTTTTTTGGACTCCTACGAAGGTTGTTTTCTTGCATCTATCAACTTTCGGTGGCAAGAAGGCTTACTCTGTCGCTCAATAAAGTCTGTTTAAGGAGAGTTTGTTTCCTGCTAGCTTATGTGTCGTTTACTAGTTGGTTGGCCATTCAATATTTCAGACGGATTGGTCTCCCTGAAATTGCAGTTTACTATAGCACATAG